A portion of the Bactrocera neohumeralis isolate Rockhampton chromosome 2, APGP_CSIRO_Bneo_wtdbg2-racon-allhic-juicebox.fasta_v2, whole genome shotgun sequence genome contains these proteins:
- the LOC126767965 gene encoding tropomyosin-2 isoform X1, with amino-acid sequence MDAIKKKMQAMKLEKDNAIDKADTCESQAKDANARADKLQEELRDLEKKLVQVDVDLVTSKEQLDKANRELEEKEKQLTTTESEVATLNRKVQQIEEDLEKSEERSTSAQQKLLEATQAADENNRMCKVLENRSQQDEERMDQLTNQLKEARMLAEDADTKSDEVSRKLAFVEDELEVAEDRVRSGEAKIMELEEELKVVGNSLKSLEVSEEKANQRVEEFKREMKTLSVKLKEAEQRAEHAEKQVKRLQKEVDRLEDELGVNKDRYKSLADEMDSTFAELAGY; translated from the exons ATGGACGCCATCAAGAAGAAGATGCAGGCGATGAAGCTTGAGAAGGATAACGCCATTGATAAGGCCGATACCTGTGAATCTCAAGCTAAGGATGCCAATGCCCGCGCCGACAAATTGCAAGAAGAATTGCGCGATTTGGAGAAGAAATTGGTACAAGTTGATGTTGATTTGGTAACATCCAAGGAACAATTGGACAAGGCCAACCGCGAATTGGAAGAGAAGGAGAAACAATTGACCACCACCGAATCTGAGGTAGCCACTTTGAATCGTAAAGTGCAACAGATTGAAGAAGATTTGGAAAAATCTGAAGAACGCTCCACCAGCGCCCAACAAAAATTGCTGGAAGCCACACAAGCCGCTGACGAGAACAACCG TATGTGCAAAGTATTGGAGAACCGTTCACAGCAGGATGAGGAACGTATGGATCAATTGACCAACCAATTGAAGGAAGCCCGTATGTTGGCTGAAGATGCTGATACCAAATCCGATGAAGTATCACGTAAGCTGGCCTTCGTTGAAGACGAGCTGGAAGTGGCTGAAGATCGTGTCAGGTCCGGTGAAGCCAAGATCATGGAACTTGAGGAAGAATTGAAG GTCGTCGGTAACTCGTTGAAATCCTTGGAAGTGTCCGAGGAGAAGGCCAACCAACGCGTTGAGGAGTTCAAACGCGAGATGAAGACTCTGTCTGTGAAATTGAAGGAAGCCGAACAGCGCGCCGAACATGCTGAGAAGCAAGTGAAGCGTCTGCAGAAGGAGGTCGACAGGCTAGAAG ACGAATTGGGCGTCAACAAGGACAGATACAAGTCGCTCGCCGACGAGATGGACTCCACATTCGCCGAATTGGCTGGTTATTAA
- the LOC126767965 gene encoding tropomyosin-2 isoform X2, whose product MDAIKKKMQAMKLEKDNAIDKADTCESQAKDANARADKLQEELRDLEKKLVQVDVDLVTSKEQLDKANRELEEKEKQLTTTESEVATLNRKVQQIEEDLEKSEERSTSAQQKLLEATQAADENNRMCKVLENRSQQDEERMDQLTNQLKEARMLAEDADTKSDEVSRKLAFVEDELEVAEDRVRSGEAKIMELEEELKVVGNSLKSLEVSEEKANQRVEEFKREMKTLSVKLKEAEQRAEHAEKQVKRLQKEVDRLEDRLFHEKEKYKAICDDLDSTFAELTGY is encoded by the exons ATGGACGCCATCAAGAAGAAGATGCAGGCGATGAAGCTTGAGAAGGATAACGCCATTGATAAGGCCGATACCTGTGAATCTCAAGCTAAGGATGCCAATGCCCGCGCCGACAAATTGCAAGAAGAATTGCGCGATTTGGAGAAGAAATTGGTACAAGTTGATGTTGATTTGGTAACATCCAAGGAACAATTGGACAAGGCCAACCGCGAATTGGAAGAGAAGGAGAAACAATTGACCACCACCGAATCTGAGGTAGCCACTTTGAATCGTAAAGTGCAACAGATTGAAGAAGATTTGGAAAAATCTGAAGAACGCTCCACCAGCGCCCAACAAAAATTGCTGGAAGCCACACAAGCCGCTGACGAGAACAACCG TATGTGCAAAGTATTGGAGAACCGTTCACAGCAGGATGAGGAACGTATGGATCAATTGACCAACCAATTGAAGGAAGCCCGTATGTTGGCTGAAGATGCTGATACCAAATCCGATGAAGTATCACGTAAGCTGGCCTTCGTTGAAGACGAGCTGGAAGTGGCTGAAGATCGTGTCAGGTCCGGTGAAGCCAAGATCATGGAACTTGAGGAAGAATTGAAG GTCGTCGGTAACTCGTTGAAATCCTTGGAAGTGTCCGAGGAGAAGGCCAACCAACGCGTTGAGGAGTTCAAACGCGAGATGAAGACTCTGTCTGTGAAATTGAAGGAAGCCGAACAGCGCGCCGAACATGCTGAGAAGCAAGTGAAGCGTCTGCAGAAGGAGGTCGACAGGCTAGAAG ACCGTCTCTTCCATgagaaagaaaaatacaaagcaATCTGCGATGATTTGGATTCAACATTTGCCGAACTTACCGGatattaa